The sequence below is a genomic window from Scophthalmus maximus strain ysfricsl-2021 chromosome 19, ASM2237912v1, whole genome shotgun sequence.
ATGTTACAGCCATTTATATTGCAACCACGAGGGGTTTCCAAACACTTTTGACGATTCTTTTACAAAATCGGCCAGAAATGTCAGCTTCGGTTTGCTTGTGCTGGGGTCTCACAGGGTGGAGTTGGGATCATACAAAGAGAGGAATATGTATTTAATGTGAAAGTTATGTAACAGTGTCGACTCTATGCTAAGACAAAGTGAggtggttgttttgtttgtatttctccgctctccctctgtgtctctcagacATGGCAGTTTCTACCATACAATGCAGCTACGAGTAACAGTACACCTTGTCTGACTAATGTGATTGATATGTGATGTAACAGTGACAGCTGTCTACTTGATATGAAGGTGGTGGGTGGAAGACACAGTACAAAGACACCTTCCATTGCCATAACACCCCACTGAGAGTTACTTAGCTACAAGAAGAGGTAAAAACTAGTCTAGATTCATAGCTCTTTGTATTTGACTGGTGTACAGTAGGACCTACATCTCCCAACTCTTCCTCCTGATTCATGATCCAGCGTAAAgttgtcccccctccccccagcacGTACTATGAATAAACTTTAATGACTTTCTCTAGACTAAAACATCAGTGAAACTGAAGATCTGGTCCAGATTAGTATCTATGGGCAACTTCACCCTACTTTCATTTTTACCCTCGGCCCTTTCACTTTTCCTGCCTGGTCCtatcagtgtgtgagtgagctgACCAGTGTCCTTGTCACGTGTAATTCTGTCTATCAAAGCTGCGGAAAGCTGACGGAGTCGCCAGCTTCCTCATGGAGAGGCTGTCAGTCTTGGCTGTCTCAGGCCGTGCCCCAGACTTGCTCCTGAGGAAGGGGTTTCTGGTTCCTGCCAgaccccggcccccggccccaGGCCCCCTGTCTGCCCCCAGACCCGgtcccctctccatcctctcacTCACCGACAGGCTCTTCCTGTGCGGAGGGGCCAGTGTGAGGGAAGGATGGGAGTCGTCTGAGGAGCAGCTGTTTGCTCGCTCCAGCCTAGAGAagggggagcagaggggggcCCCACTGGGCCCCCCAAGGCCCCCTAGGCGAGGGGTATCAGGGGCTGGGATCAAGTCCTCAGGGTcctctggatcagactctgtGTGACTaagctctgcctctctctctgggtgAGAGGAACCCATTTCTGACGGCTTATCAAAGGGGAATGAGGTGGATCCTCCAGGGGAGTGTGAGCGTTCTGCTGGAGTGTATGGAGCCGAGACACAGCGCGTATCGATGCAGTCAGTGATGCTGGTGTACTCTGCAGCTTTTACCTGGACTCCTGCCCCAAGTCCACCATAGCAGCCTCTTGGTGTGAACATGAGGCTGTGGGATTTGACCAGAGGAGGCTCATCCAGGAATGCTGTGCCTGCTGTAGAGAGGTAGCGACTGCTCTTAGAGCGTTCAAGCAGCCCTGCTGAGGGAGGTGGGGACGGTTCCATGTCCCATGGAGGTAAGGTTGTGTCTGGTAAGAGGTGGGCGGAGCACAATGACATATCAGCAGCCGCACTATCGTCAAACATAGCTCCAGCTGCTCCGCTGCTGACGGCACCGCCCTCCGAGTGCCTGTCGCCCAAACCGCTGGTGGCAGCGCTACTGAAGTCCCGGCCTCCCGGCAACACCGTCTCCATGATATCTGACTGCAGCGAACAGTCTCTCTGGAGCGGTGGGACCATACGGAGAGGATCCAGGAAGACCTCTGCAGGACCCACCTCCTCAGAAGTTGAGACATAGATATCAATGCATGATGATGGACGGTGCTGCTGGGACACCGACAGCGTCgccagggggaggggcttaGACTCCTTGGGGGCGGCAGCTGAGGACACAGATTGTGAGCTGTTAGCTCGGTGGAGACTGAGTGAGCACTCTTTGAAGAAGCTCTCAGCCCGTTCGGCTCCACTTGCACGTTCACCACCACGAACATAAAACGAATGGCTTCTTGTCCGTGAGGCCATGCCAGTAGGAGACGGAGGGGACATGGAGCCCTCAGCTGTTCCCTCCAGTGCCTCCTGTAGACGGTAGGCATTCCCCTCTGTGCTGTTAAAGCTGCTTTGACGGAGGATGTATGCTGCATCTGGGCACTCACCGTGGCGGAGTATGTATGCGGAGTCTGTGCAGTCAGATGAAGTCCTGGAACGTACTTTGTTGACCTCACCACGTTCAACCCCTGTCACGCGCTCCAGAGCTACGGCAATCCGTCCAATCAGCTCCTCCATTTGTGCCAGACGAATATCCACAGTCTGCAGCGATGCCTTCATGAAGTGTTCCCTCTCATTGACCTCCTCCAGACGCATCGCCATGTTTTCCACCCTGATAAGAGTCgagaagaaaaggaggggaaaaaagacattaacGCAACTGAGAGGGGGGAAATAGCAGgggagagtggaggagaaagaaggtgGCAGAAAGAGACCCCCCCCATGCAGCCTGAcaaaatagtaaaaaagaaaaaacctgaggAAACACATAACACATTTCAACTTTGAATTTGCATTGAAATTCAAAATTCCTTATATAAGTTGCCAGTTTGAGATGAGCACTGCATGACTGtaggtgtgtttttgttctgtcaCTTCTACCTGGCAGAATTATTTATATACCAGTTTTCCATAGGCTGAAACCTATACAGTATGTAGgatacaggttttttttgctgtgtccATGTCTGACCTTTCAGAGGTGACTCTGATCCGCTCATCATTTGAAGAGTGGAATCTGTCGTCTTTTTCCCTGAAGTACTCTTCTATACATTGCTCCTCGAAGTCATGGACTTTCTTCAGCTCGTCCTCTGTGATGAAAAGCTCTGTGGGTGAAAGAGTGTGACAGTTATAAAGCTGCAGTGTCACATTTATCTGACTAGTACTATAATGGTccataataaaaaaagcaacCCATATACTCAATATTTAGaggtgtttttgtgattttaaaaagcaacactGTTGCActaaaaacagataaaagaaaaaaatgtgatttgaacCCATTACAAGATCCTGAGTTTAACAGGCGTGCTAATGACTTATCGCTCACTCAGTCCGTAGTCCCTCTCGTCGTCGTCATGCTTGCGCCAGCGGCAGCAGAGGTGCTTGAGGACCATGGTTATGTGGCTGAAGATGATGAGCGGTGGTGGGAGGACTGGCCGCTCATGGAAGGTCATAATGAGCTGGTAACGTTGAAACTTCCAAACCTGGTTGGAGATGGACTTCACCTCGAAGAATGTGTTACTATGACGGCGGACAATCACAGACAGATACGTCAAAACAACCGAGGGTTAATTTATTGTAGGGAAATCCTACATGACAACCGTTTTAAGATGTACACACGTATATTCAATTGGTTAGCATGCTGCTGCGCTGCAGAGCCACGTTCAGACACATGTATGTGGAGACAAAGGAATGCAACGACCAACACAGTAAATGTTTGCTGTAATGTGATAAGCCATCAATTTAaccattgctttttttcttctcttttgtgcACTTTGGTACATTGTGCACTTGGTAATTACCCTGACGATGGGGGTAAATGATGATAGTTGTTGCCACGTGGATTATTCAGAGGCACAATAACAGATCATTAGCATAGTAATGTCCCTGTGGAAGAAGTACCAGCCCATTCTTATAATAACTAGCCTCTAATGACTGTGGCTTAACAGCACTACAAACAACTgttttgtatagtttttttctctttcatgcacgcgcgcacacgcacacacactaacaattAGATACTTCTATGAGTAACATCGATGTCTTTCTACTACTCTATTAATTATTTCTATCATCCTCCTGCCTCGCCAtgtttcatttctgtctgtaaAGTATTGCTATTCATAACTTGTTACGAGTGGAAAAgctaaaattattaaaattgacATACTTGAACACAGCTATGAGAAGGTTGACCAGAAGTATGTTGGCTACCAGCAGGTAGCAGGCCATGATGGCTGGGACAATCCAGGCACCCGTCTTACAGGGAGGCAGGACCACCACCCCCCCATCCTCTGTGGTGATGTTCTGCCCGCAGGGGGCTGCAGGTCATCACACaatgaatacacacacgcacacacaagttATTACATGGAAAATATGTCTTCAGAAAGAAACTAGAATCcatcaaaacaatatttgagaaGACAATTTAGATATACAACAAATTAGAAAGACATGCAGACATGTTACATGAACAGAAGACAGCATatagtaaagaaaaataaaaacatggaaaattaaaacattcaaagacaaaaatggaCGTTGAGCTACAAGAccacaataacaaacaaaaagtcgAGCATAGCTACATAatttgcaaacaaacaagaagcataatttatttttatgcttCTTTTGTTAAAGAGGAGACTGGAAAAATTGGACACAATAATGGTAGGGGCTCATGTTCAGAAATGTGCATCTGAAAACgaaatacacaaagaaaataaacacaatttgtgtttccaatatatttaaacatgtcgtccatgtttaaaatatattgcCACGTGTGTGCCATAGCTTCATTCAGCGATGGTTGATTGCTCTCaatcatttgaaatgtatttcgGATACATAGTatgttttttccatctgtgaTGGTTCAGTTGCTGCGGCTTATCAGGGGAACATTCAGCATTTGTTCTTTGATTGTTTGCCTTTCAGATTCATCCTAGTCACGCTCATCATCGCTTGATATTCAATTGTTTCACACAATGCAGCCCAAAGACAGAGAACTGAAGTAatttttctatacattttttttagagtttTACCTAGAATTTGGATTTAAAAACTCTGACAACTGAACCACGTGAAAAAACAGATTGTAGATGATGGAAGGTGGCTGATAAATATGTTCTGCTGTgagtgtttgtcttttattccTGTAGGATGAGATATTCATGTTCAAATGTGAATGCTCACTTATGGTAAATGTTGGCTTTGGAAGGATTTGTTAATGTTGCAATTGCTTTGGTGAGCAGCTGAGCCAGTTTTATGGTTTATATGACAGACAGTGTTAACATGGCAGGATCACTTCTTCAAATAACACTAATGGAaagttgagagaaaaaaagtggaggaaGATACATCAAGGGAATATGaaattttaaaactttgatAGTTCCTCTCGCTGTTTgaacattaatttatttttaaaaagaccatGGATACTGGAGATTAGAAAACCTTTGAAAAGTGCTACTGCCATGTAACAGTTGCCATTTGCCAGCCAGTGCCAAAATTTATCAGGGTAAAGTTGCTTACAGGATATAGGCTTAGGTCGAGCTACCCGATGTCTCAATCAAAGACATGGAGAAGATAGGCTGTAACAAAGAATCACGCCTTTTCACCTTAGATTCTGTTGGTTTCTATTATTTACAGAAAACTGAGCTGATATACAGTAGCTTACCCAAGATACCAACACATGAGGGCAACTTTAACCTTAGTGCGAGTGGCGCTGCATGCACACTTTTGTCTCACGTGGCCTCTAGTGGTGGGAGTGTATATGGCATGGTGGTAATGTGATGATGAAGGGGAGGTGAAATAGGGAGATGCGGTTAAACTGAGGATCTATAGATTGACTGGGATTTTGACTACACTGAGCAATGTGGGATGGACCATTGTTACGCCAGGTTCCATGAGGTCGAAAGTAATTTTCGACCAGCCAGAGTTTTTCATTCAGCCTTTGCTGTAACTTCCTACTATGCATATCTGaaacaaagaatgaaaacattatttcagaTCTCTTCTCTTTGGGCCACAACCTGTACACACCATCATATTCACTATCATACATGTAGACAACAGAACAGCACACAAATACCCTCTTACTCTCAGCACAGTTCCTCACAGACGTGGCTCACAGTCTAGTTTTGATTTATTAGTCAAATGTTCACTCTATCTACGGCATAAATCAATACggagacaaaaaaaggtcacaacaaaaagacaatagACATTATTGTCCTTATGTAAGAAGCTAAGTAACGGTGTAGAAATAACATTTGTCAGGAATTTCCAGACTTCATAATGCAATGTATGTGTTACAAAGGACACTTTCCAGTAATAGTTCAACCTGTGGTAGATTGATTGAAAATTAAATCAGTAACTCTGCCCTGAGTAGTGTGTATTCAGTTATACTCAAGAACCATCCCCCCttaatgaacaaaaatgtattttacacgCTGGCCCAGAACTTACGGTCAATCTGGTCTGCAAACACCTCTCCGTAGATCATCCAGTAAGGCATGAAGAAGATGTTCCTAGCTAGCATCCAGGACGGGTCTTCATTAGGGTTGAGGATAGCCTGACGCGCCACCCCAAAACTCATCAGCACCACCAACATGATGATCACAAAATACATCATGTCGATCATCTGACAGAGAAAGGATTgtcaaagagagaggagaaggggtgagtagtgaaataaaaaaggaaaagaaataacaGTTGGTGAGAATGTTtatagagacaaacaatgaTGGAACGAGAAGGAACAGATAAAGCAAAGAAAGTCATAATGAGGCAAAACAGGGGAATAGGAAGCGAGTGGGCTGGTATGTGATACTTCAGTTGAATTAACAATGCTGCGTTTGTTTTTCCCGATTTCCTCTTTtaactgatttgatttgaaatcagTTCATGCTGCCACAACATAATTTATGCCAATATCTGCTAATGTCATTGAATCCAGATCAaaataaatctctctctctgtctctctcttactAATTGCAGATTTTCGTATCAAACAGAGGTCTGGTTGACTGTCCAGACAGTCAAACATCAGACCAATACAGATTGGGGTCTTTGATCCTTTCTGCAGTTCTTTTATCATGTCTATAACAGACTCTGTGATCTTGTGCTCTCTGAGATCAAACAATGAGGTTTCGAGGCACAGATCTCCTGTTAGGATGGAGCCTACATGTACACACCACATACTAATTAAAACTGTGTAATCTTGGAGCTCAGTTAACTCATAATCACTATGAATCATGTTAAGTGAAGTCAAAAAAGTTCAAACAGTCAGATATAAATGAAGAACACATGGGGGAGTAAAAAATCcgacagaaaagaaagacaaacacacgtgTCACCATTCCTGCCTCTTCTCACCATCTTGCCAATCATCATCACATAGGGACCCAGGTACTTGTTGACGCCGAAGATGTCGAGCAGCCTGATGTACCAGTAGATGATGTTCACGCAGTAGATAACCCGCCCGTAGCTCATGAGTGGCGGCTCCTGGAGACGCAGAACCATGCCCACGGAGAAAATGAGGATGGCCATGAGGTCTGTGACATTCCAGTACTCCTGCAGCCACACCTTCACCTTCTGCAATAACTTCCCTGGCTCCGACATCAGGATCTGGAAGATATTAAGAGGGAAAATTgatagagaaaaggaaaaacaagacacgcAGGGATAATGGAAAAAAGTGTTCATAAACACATAAGTTGTGGGGGGCAAAAAGCTTAAGCGCGCCAAAAAgtgataaaagagaaaaaaattaaaatgcaatacATTATGGCCACCATAAGAGGGCAGTAGGAGTTCACTAGTCAGAGAATATAGTGAGACGTCTGAGGAGGCAATGTTGTGCAGCTGAGACTGATGTGACACAATGATTAATGTATTTCATACACTTACAGTACAAACACAGCCACAAAGTGAGAGTGAACTACAGGGTCACATGTGAGGGTCAAAACCTGTGTTTCCTATTtactccctttctttctttgttttctcatcTCTGTTTCCTTACTTCATTTCCACCGCCCCCTCTCTGCCTTATCCACTCTATCCCTTTGACCTCCTCTTTGGCTTCCACCTCCATCGTCACATCCCTGTTTCCCTGTTTACTATAAGCTGTTTGATGATATGGACATATTGCTTAGCCTCTGCTCTCCACCACAGAGCTCATAGTATTTAGCCGCGGGCGACATAATGGTGACAAGCCTGATGTTTTTAGTTCAGTGCTGAGATGAGAAATTATCATTTTCTGTTCAATACAGTCAATATGTGCACATATGCATGCAGCCACTGCTAGGGTAGAGTTGTacctctctcattttctcaatGCCGTTGGTGAATATATACGCGATGACGATCCACTCCTGAGGAGAAGGCCACAGGTCCATCTTCACCAGGACAATGTAGTTGAACAACATGAGGTAGGCCACATATGCCATCTACATAGGAGCACAACAGCAGAGGGAGATCAGCAGGGACTCATTTATGGTTATGTACTTGTGCACTTTTCCCACTGTGCACAAATTGAGTTCAATTCTCTCTCTACaaacaaaggagaagaagggaaaaggTTTTTGTAAGTAACTGCTCAAATTGAACGCTTATTTATTGAACGATTGACCCTCATTACACCTCCCTCTAATGCAATTCTTCACATCTGAGGATACAGATTTGATGTGGAGACACCTGATGACTGCGCCTCCACATTACTTTTTCTCCTGGGGTTGTATCTATTTAAATCCAGGTCAGCTgtccactttcatttttttctgtgcctaTTTGTGCACCGTGGCTCATAATGATCCAGACTATATAAAATTTCATTCTAAATGCAAGCCTAACCATCTAATGATTAGGCCTTGAAAGCTTGACACATATGCATACAGAATCAATTTTTACATCTATTTGTCATTCATGGGTCTTGACATGGCACAATTTCAATCAGATGTTTTGATAACCTGAAAAGGTTTTTAGAGATTAGTGAATCTTTCTCCTTTTGAaattgtaatgataataaaacaatgaaatcttaaacaaattcacattttagatTAGATTGcggttgctgtttttttgtccagttGTAAATCCAACAATCAGATGattttttataatgtgttttCAGGATAATTATCATTCAGTCCCTCGTGCACAGTTGGTTTGTGCGATAGGTTTGACTAATATCACGATAAACGGGGCAGTGCTCTACAGCAGGTGTTGGGCATGAATACTAATCTAGCAACAATGTAAAGACCACATTTTGACCCCGAGAAAAACCCAGCGTCTGTTCCATTAGTGCACTAGTTAAATTCACAgtaggaatatttttttaacctgaacGGCAGAAAAGTAAATGGGACGAAAGAGAAAATGGGATGAAACAAATGACAGTCCAAATATTTTCTCAGCATGAATAAACAGTGAAACCTCTGTGAAtaaaatgggtttttttgctggGCAAGCATGAAAGatgacaaacaagaaaacaaaagagtgtTACACACACTGGCAGCTACTGTACAAAACACAAGCTACACACAAACTTCAAAGACATCTAAAGTCACAGAATGTGGATGAACAGTGCTGTATGGTAACAAacatactaaaaaaaaacacacttaacTTTACATCAcataatatttatttagttaaatATTGAATCCAGAGGAATTGTGCAATGTCAGAGGTTTCctcacttctcttcctcccttggACTTTTCTCACCATACTGCTTCCGTCAGCAGAATGGAAGCAgtatgccccccccctccacctctttcCCACAAAATGATCCCACTCAAGTGAAGCTGGGCTGTGACAGGGTGGATTTGTAACAGGAGGCTAATGGCAATAGAAGCACCAAGGAAGCAGGAGCTCACCACAGGAAATCTTCAGAGGCTCTAACAGAGACACAATAAGTACTGACAGTACCAACAGGAAGCTGGGTGTGTGTAGGTAGTGTTGCTGGAGCTGACACTGACCGTATGGAACCAGAACTTGACAATTGGAGCATTGTAGAACTCGTATATTTTGCGTCCCATGGGGATGAGGCGGTGGCGGTTCTGAACCTCCGCAACATCCTTCTTTCTGGATGTCTCCGTGGCAACCTTACCCAGCATTGCCTGGTCAAAATGCAAGCCCAACgtggagcgagggaggaaggagtgaAAGGTGTGAGGGATAAAGGGGAAGGATAGTGTGGGAAGAGGGAAGTGTGACAGATTGGGAAGACAAAGGAGGATGAGTGGGGGCGAGGTGCAGAGAGAAAGGATGGAGATGAAGACAAGTATGTGGAAGGGAGGAGCAGaataatggaggaaaaaaaaggagaaaagggagcGGCGTTACATCATGGGCTACAACACAGTTTAAATATGATAATTAAAGCAGCAAGCACAGGCAATGTCAtcattcaaaaatgtgaaatgtgtgtttgaggtggAGTGTTGGGTGAAGGCTGGTAAAACAgtatgacacagacacagacactcatGGATTGTGTCTCAGACAACAATTAAGAGGcagaagagaggcagagacaatgacagaaagaagacagagaagggaaaggaagaggatgagACATCGATATCTCATATCAACCTGTGACACATTTCCTTATCCATGAGAGAGGGTTGGGGGCCCACTGTTTTTATGGGTCATGGTCTTAATGTCAGAGCAACACCAGATCTATGAGGGAGTTCATTCGTGGAATTGTATTGTATGTCGATTAAGTACAGTCAACCTGGGCAAAGATAACATGTTTGAAATTCTGTCCAAATATTTGAACTACGTAATCAGGCGTTGGTTTAAGCTCCCAGACGGCTGAACAGGTACAATAGTGAGAAAACCATCGCTGAATAATCAGCaggaaatcaaaaaagaaatcgTCATCAGTAAGGTATCActgattttctctctttttttctctgtatatAGAGCCAAAGTTTATCCACTGACCTTCAGGTGAACAGATTCATGTGCCAGTGTGTAAATCACACCATGCCTTTACTGCACTGAACATGCACATTATCAAATCAGCAAGTGGATCAAAGGCTATATCACAAGTTATTACATTCATCAGTGTGGTTTATCTAAAGCATCTGAGGATATGACAAGACGATCTCCCTCTGTGGTGTAGCAGTCTGTGTATCTGTATGAATCTTTATATGATTCATAAGTAACTGGAGGTGCATTTGTACAGTCAGAAGCCAGGGCAACAGGAAGGGCTCATTGCAAATGCATTCTCTGCGAGCAGGACCTTTAGTTTCACACCACAGTGCCTGAAGGACTGCATGCGTGAGATGTAAAATGGCCCATTTTGTGAATCTTTGCACTGGCTTGAAGCTGTGCTCAATGCAGATGGAGAGTATGTACAGTGGTGCTGAAAGGCGTTCAACTTCAGTTCAATCACTTAATGGGACAACATCACATCCAGTTTGCGCCTTCAATTAAGCACATAAACTGGATCTTTGTACCATCTCCAGAAATGATTGGATTGAAATGGAACGAGTCCTTATCCTGTTGTACATCCATGTCTATGCAGACGGACCAACTCTTCCACTGTGAGCCGGGAGAAGGTGCTCAGACTCTGGATGATTtaagctctgcagcagcaggcggaCGTGGTTATATAATGCAAAAGCCTGGGCCTCCCATGCTCAGCAGCCGACATGCTGAGTGGTGTGCCGCAGCAAGCCATCACTGacgggagagagtgaggggcaGCAATCGACAAGCATACAGTACTGTACCTCGAACAGAACTGAGcttggagagagggagggagagagaggaaggagagctagagagagggggagagctgCAGAACGAGAGATTgaagcaagagaaaaaaaactccaaaagaAGTGAAGAGAGCTGAGCAAAGAACAGGAGGGGCGAAAGGAAAGGCAGAGAAATAGAGAGGAGGTAGATGGAAGGAGAAACATACACGAGGGAACCCACAAGCAGCGACAGACTTGAGACGCTACAACTCCACGACCATGTCTTTGCTGAGACCACGAGAAACAGGAAAAGGCCGATTTGGCTGGAAGTGTCCAGTTGGCCAgaatagagaaaaacaaatatgttgtgtctgtgtgggtagAACTGTGTGTATATGATTGTGCATATGATTATCTCTTTGTGGACGGCAACAGCATTGTATAAAACTGGTCCACAAGAGATAACTACGA
It includes:
- the trpm3 gene encoding transient receptor potential cation channel subfamily M member 3 isoform X4 — protein: MNQLDAPRPLNWTIRKLCHAAFLPSVRLLKAQKSWIERAFSKRECVHIIVSAKDPHRCCCGRLIGQHVGLPPGISSSQNDKAERLAKNDSLSEKWSISKHTQLSPTDAFGTIEFQGGGHSNKAMYVRVSYDTKPDLLLHLMTKEWQLDLPKLLISVHGGLQNFELQPKLKQVFGKGLIKAAMTTGAWIFTGGVNTGVIRHVGDALKDHASKSRGKICTIGIAPWGIVENQEDLVGKDVVRPYQTMSNPMSKLTVLNSLHSHFILADNGTTGKYGAEVKLRRQLEKHISLQKINTRIGQGVPVVALIVEGGPNVISIVLEYLRDTPPVPVVVCDGSGRASDILAFGHKYSEEGGIINETLRDQLLVTIQKTFTYSRTQAQHLFIILMECMKKKELITVFRMGSEGHQDIDLAILTALLKGANASAPDQLSLALAWNRVDIARSQIFIYGQQWPVGSLEQAMLDALVLDRVDFVKLLIENGVSMHRFLTLSRLEELYNTRHGPSNTLYHLVRDVKKGNLPPDYRISLIDIGLVIEYLMGGAYRCNYTRKRFRTLYHNLFGPKRDDMPIRRGRQKTTRKREEEVDIDLDDPEINHFPFPFHELMVWAVLMKRQKMALFFWQHGEEAMAKALVACKLCKAMAHEASENDMVDDISQELNHNSREFGQLAVELLDQSYKQDEQMAMKLLTYELKNWSNATCLQLAVAAKHRDFIAHTCSQMLLTDMWMGRLRMRKNSGLKVILGLLLPPSILSLEFKNKDEMSYMPQDQEAYLQEKEEEEPEKPVKEKEEEDMEFTAMLGKVATETSRKKDVAEVQNRHRLIPMGRKIYEFYNAPIVKFWFHTMAYVAYLMLFNYIVLVKMDLWPSPQEWIVIAYIFTNGIEKMREILMSEPGKLLQKVKVWLQEYWNVTDLMAILIFSVGMVLRLQEPPLMSYGRVIYCVNIIYWYIRLLDIFGVNKYLGPYVMMIGKMMIDMMYFVIIMLVVLMSFGVARQAILNPNEDPSWMLARNIFFMPYWMIYGEVFADQIDPPCGQNITTEDGGVVVLPPCKTGAWIVPAIMACYLLVANILLVNLLIAVFNNTFFEVKSISNQVWKFQRYQLIMTFHERPVLPPPLIIFSHITMVLKHLCCRWRKHDDDERDYGLKLFITEDELKKVHDFEEQCIEEYFREKDDRFHSSNDERIRVTSERVENMAMRLEEVNEREHFMKASLQTVDIRLAQMEELIGRIAVALERVTGVERGEVNKVRSRTSSDCTDSAYILRHGECPDAAYILRQSSFNSTEGNAYRLQEALEGTAEGSMSPPSPTGMASRTRSHSFYVRGGERASGAERAESFFKECSLSLHRANSSQSVSSAAAPKESKPLPLATLSVSQQHRPSSCIDIYVSTSEEVGPAEVFLDPLRMVPPLQRDCSLQSDIMETVLPGGRDFSSAATSGLGDRHSEGGAVSSGAAGAMFDDSAAADMSLCSAHLLPDTTLPPWDMEPSPPPSAGLLERSKSSRYLSTAGTAFLDEPPLVKSHSLMFTPRGCYGGLGAGVQVKAAEYTSITDCIDTRCVSAPYTPAERSHSPGGSTSFPFDKPSEMGSSHPEREAELSHTESDPEDPEDLIPAPDTPRLGGLGGPSGAPLCSPFSRLERANSCSSDDSHPSLTLAPPHRKSLSVSERMERGPGLGADRGPGAGGRGLAGTRNPFLRSKSGARPETAKTDSLSMRKLATPSAFRSFDRQNYT
- the trpm3 gene encoding transient receptor potential cation channel subfamily M member 3 isoform X5; amino-acid sequence: MASKKKWAERRELRGERQFSTRDDASVASGTSGPGRPTTRGRFSESWKRLSSRGGSTKRGVINSQQPPAQKSWIERAFSKRECVHIIVSAKDPHRCCCGRLIGQHVGLPPGISSSQNDKAERLAKNDSLSEKWSISKHTQLSPTDAFGTIEFQGGGHSNKAMYVRVSYDTKPDLLLHLMTKEWQLDLPKLLISVHGGLQNFELQPKLKQVFGKGLIKAAMTTGAWIFTGGVNTGVIRHVGDALKDHASKSRGKICTIGIAPWGIVENQEDLVGKDVVRPYQTMSNPMSKLTVLNSLHSHFILADNGTTGKYGAEVKLRRQLEKHISLQKINTRIGQGVPVVALIVEGGPNVISIVLEYLRDTPPVPVVVCDGSGRASDILAFGHKYSEEGGIINETLRDQLLVTIQKTFTYSRTQAQHLFIILMECMKKKELITVFRMGSEGHQDIDLAILTALLKGANASAPDQLSLALAWNRVDIARSQIFIYGQQWPVGSLEQAMLDALVLDRVDFVKLLIENGVSMHRFLTLSRLEELYNTRHGPSNTLYHLVRDVKKREYPGFSWIYFKGNLPPDYRISLIDIGLVIEYLMGGAYRCNYTRKRFRTLYHNLFGPKRPKALKLLGMEDDMPIRRGRQKTTRKREEEVDIDLDDPEINHFPFPFHELMVWAVLMKRQKMALFFWQHGEEAMAKALVACKLCKAMAHEASENDMVDDISQELNHNSREFGQLAVELLDQSYKQDEQMAMKLLTYELKNWSNATCLQLAVAAKHRDFIAHTCSQMLLTDMWMGRLRMRKNSGLKVILGLLLPPSILSLEFKNKDEMSYMPQDQEAYLQEKEEEEPEKPVKEKEEEDMEFTVRSYCEAQYNSVAMLGKVATETSRKKDVAEVQNRHRLIPMGRKIYEFYNAPIVKFWFHTMAYVAYLMLFNYIVLVKMDLWPSPQEWIVIAYIFTNGIEKMREILMSEPGKLLQKVKVWLQEYWNVTDLMAILIFSVGMVLRLQEPPLMSYGRVIYCVNIIYWYIRLLDIFGVNKYLGPYVMMIGKMMIDMMYFVIIMLVVLMSFGVARQAILNPNEDPSWMLARNIFFMPYWMIYGEVFADQIDHMHSRKLQQRLNEKLWLVENYFRPHGTWRNNGPSHIAQCSQNPTPCGQNITTEDGGVVVLPPCKTGAWIVPAIMACYLLVANILLVNLLIAVFNNTFFEVKSISNQVWKFQRYQLIMTFHERPVLPPPLIIFSHITMVLKHLCCRWRKHDDDERDYGLKLFITEDELKKVHDFEEQCIEEYFREKDDRFHSSNDERIRVTSERVENMAMRLEEVNEREHFMKASLQTVDIRLAQMEELIGRIAVALERVTGVERGEVNKVRSRTSSDCTDSAYILRHGECPDAAYILRQSSFNSTEGNAYRLQEALEGTAEGSMSPPSPTGMASRTRSHSFYVRGGERASGAERAESFFKECSLSLHRANSSQSVSSAAAPKESKPLPLATLSVSQQHRPSSCIDIYVSTSEEVGPAEVFLDPLRMVPPLQRDCSLQSDIMETVLPGGRDFSSAATSGLGDRHSEGGAVSSGAAGAMFDDSAAADMSLCSAHLLPDTTLPPWDMEPSPPPSAGLLERSKSSRYLSTAGTAFLDEPPLVKSHSLMFTPRGCYGGLGAGVQVKAAEYTSITDCIDTRCVSAPYTPAERSHSPGGSTSFPFDKPSEMGSSHPEREAELSHTESDPEDPEDLIPAPDTPRLGGLGGPSGAPLCSPFSRLERANSCSSDDSHPSLTLAPPHRKSLSVSERMERGPGLGADRGPGAGGRGLAGTRNPFLRSKSGARPETAKTDSLSMRKLATPSAFRSFDRQNYT